In Portunus trituberculatus isolate SZX2019 chromosome 46, ASM1759143v1, whole genome shotgun sequence, a single window of DNA contains:
- the LOC123520050 gene encoding LOW QUALITY PROTEIN: legumain-like (The sequence of the model RefSeq protein was modified relative to this genomic sequence to represent the inferred CDS: inserted 1 base in 1 codon), whose product MMRVVLAVVAAAALGSALVVPDAGKQNGNLWAVLVAGSNSWFNYRHQSDVCHAYQILHDHGVPDDHIIVMMYDDLAHNTDNPTPGVVINRPDGPNVYTGYXKDYVGKDVTPQNFLKVLKGDSEGLKGVGSGKVLGSGPNDRVFINLVDHGAPGIFGFPTSFLHVKDFRNAIQSMHRNKQFKDLVVYLEACESGSMFLNLPDDISVYALSAANATESSYACYFDKKRGTYLGDVFSIKWMEDTDREEVMNETLEKQFEIVKKETKTSHVLQWGERSLSKMKVGEFVGTKQSPPSTYGPFEDISDPCLESSVSAPDVPLSIFLSNKEDAADMIGLDFWTNQIKELKRNRTFVESRMVEIVKAMTGDEDLTAKMMSDNHHEIHDYNCHQQATNAWNDICFDLGLNPYAMRMVHTIVNLCEHGFPASKFTSTAQSVCTHHRITGIQ is encoded by the exons ATGATGCGTgtggtgctggcggtggtggcggcggcggccctTGGGTCGGCTCTGGTGGTGCCGGACGCCGGAAAGCAAAATGGAAATCTGTGGGCTGTGCTGGTGGCAGGTTCCAACTCCTGGTTTAACTACCGCCATCAG tcTGATGTGTGCCACGCCTACCAAATCCTTCACGACCACGGTGTTCCTGACGACCACATTATCGTCATGATGTACGACGACCTGGCCCATAACACCGA CAACCCAACTCCTGGCGTGGTGATCAACCGACCCGACGGCCCCAACGTGTACACTGGGT CTAAGGACTACGTGGGCAAGGACGTCACTCCAcagaacttcctgaaggtgctgAAAGGTGACTCTGAGGGCCTGAAGGGCGTGGGGTCCGGCAAGGTGCTGGGCAGCGGCCCCAACGACAGGGTGTTCATCAACCTGGTGGACCACGGCGCGCCTGGTATCTTTGGCTtccccacctccttccttcacgtcAAGGACTTCAGAAACGCCATCCAGAGCATGCACCGCAACAAGCAATTCAAAGAC CTGGTGGTGTACCTTGAGGCGTGTGAGTCTGGCTCCATGTTCCTCAACTTGCCTGACGATATCAGCG TGTACGCTCTCTCTGCCGCCAACGCCACCGAGAGTTCCTACGCGTGCTACTTCGATAAGAAACGCGGGACTTACCTCGGAGACGTGTTCAGCATTAAATGGATGGAGGACACAGACAGG gaggaggtgatgaatgaGACTCTGGAAAAGCAGTTTGAGATCGTGAAGAAGGAAACCAAGACCTCGCACGTGCTGCAGTGGGGTGAACGATCCCTGTCCAAGATGAAGGTGGGTGAGTTTGTGGGCACCAAGCAGTCACCGCCTAGCACCTACGGCCCATTCGAGGACATCAGTGACCCCTGCTTG GAATCATCAGTGTCTGCCCCAGATGtgcctctctccatcttcctgaGCAACAAGGAGGACGCTGCTGACATGATTGGCCTGGACTTCTGGACCAACCAAATAAAGGAACTGAAGAGG aACCGAACATTTGTGGAGAGCAGAATGGTAGAGATTGTGAAGGCCATGACTGGGGACGAAGACCTCACAGCTAAGATGATGAGCGACAACCACCATGAGATCCACGACTACAACTGTCACCAGCAAGCGACCAATGCCTGGAACGACATCTGCTTTGACCTGGGACTG AACCCCTATGCCATGAGGATGGTACACACCATTGTCAACCTCTGTGAGCACGGCTTCCCTGCCAGCAAATTCACCAGCACAGCCCAATCTGTTTGCACCCACCACCGTATCACTGGCATCCAGTAA
- the LOC123520049 gene encoding legumain-like isoform X2, with the protein MEVVYWFCMESMFPAFPSSQADVCHAYQILHQHGVPDHRIIVMMYDDLAHNEENPTPGVVINRPDGPNVYPGVLKDYTGKDVTPENFLKVLRGDAEGMKGIGSGRVLKTGPNDRVFINMVDHGAPGLFAFPDEILNATDLADTLLDMHTNQKYFEMVLYVESCESGSLFKNLLPHDINVYALSASSPHQHSYACYFDNHLGTFLGDVFSVKWMEDSDIENLHYESLKAQFLLVRKEVNTSTVMHWGDLKLGSQKVSRFLGPKKPHSKPAPLKSVASSRNDPCLTTSVPNPDVPITILQAKKRKAETPEEQQHWQEQIDILHNNRLTLKMAMWNLVRAVTGQEEKASYMLSSHHQHDIVRWSCYLDSVRIVHTRCFNLAQNVYGLRLLHALVNLCEHGYTADQVLQATASVCPIAVSGVM; encoded by the exons ATGGAAGTCGTGTATTGGTTCTGTATGGAGTCTATGTTCCCAGCCTTCCCTTCGTCCCAA gcAGACGTGTGTCACGCCTACCAGATCCTGCACCAGCATGGCGTGCCAGACCATCGCATTATCGTCATGATGTATGATGACCTCGCCCACAACGAAGA AAATCCAACTCCCGGTGTGGTGATCAACCGACCTGATGGCCCTAATGTGTACCCAGGTGTGCTTAAAGACTACACAGGCAAGGATGTCACCCCTgagaacttcctgaaggtgttGCGTGGAGATGCTGAGGGCATGAAGGGTATTGGATCTGGCAGAGTTCTTAAAACTGGTCCCAATGATAGGGTCTTTATCAACATGGTGGATCATGGTGCTCCTGGTCTCTTTGCCTTCCCAGATGAGATTCTGAATGCCACCGACCTAGCTGACACATTGCTTGACATGCATACGAACCAGAAGTACTTTGAG ATGGTGTTGTATGTGGAATCATGCGAGTCTGGTTCACTATTCAAGAACCTCCTGCCACATGACATTAATG TGTATGCTCTGAGTGCATCCAGCCCTCATCAGCACTCATATGCATGTTACTTTGACAACCACCTGGGCACCTTCCTCGGCGACGTGTTCAGTGTCAAGTGGATGGAGGATTCAGACATT GAAAATCTTCATTATGAGAGTTTGAAGGCACAGTTCCTGCTGGTACGGAAGGAAGTGAACACCTCGACTGTCATGCACTGGGGTGACCTCAAGCTGGGCAGCCAAAAAGTGTCCAGATTTCTTGGTCCTAAGAAGCCTCACAGCAAGCCAGCTCCTCTAAAGTCTGTGGCTTCCAGTAGGAATGATCCATGTTTG ACGACCTCGGTGCCCAACCCCGACGTGCCCATCACCATCTTGCAGGCCAAGAAACGCAAGGCTGAGACTCCTGAGGAACAACAACACTGGCAGGAGCAGATTGATATCCTACATAAC AACCGACTGACCTTGAAGATGGCGATGTGGAACCTGGTAAGGGCAGTGAcaggacaggaggagaaggcatcATACATGTTGAGCAGCCACCACCAGCATGACATTGTGCGCTGGTCCTGTTACCTGGATTCTGTGAGGATTGTGCACACCCGCTGCTTTAATCTGGCACAG AATGTGTATGGCCTGCGACTGCTACATGCTCTGGTCAACCTCTGTGAGCATGGCTACACTGCTGATCAGGTCCTGCAAGCCACTGCCTCTGTGTGTCCCATCGCTGTCAGTGGGGTGATGTAA
- the LOC123520049 gene encoding legumain-like isoform X1 — protein sequence MKWVAVAVMLTAALTVQASNEENSVQAHHGHLWAVLLAGSTSWMNYRHQADVCHAYQILHQHGVPDHRIIVMMYDDLAHNEENPTPGVVINRPDGPNVYPGVLKDYTGKDVTPENFLKVLRGDAEGMKGIGSGRVLKTGPNDRVFINMVDHGAPGLFAFPDEILNATDLADTLLDMHTNQKYFEMVLYVESCESGSLFKNLLPHDINVYALSASSPHQHSYACYFDNHLGTFLGDVFSVKWMEDSDIENLHYESLKAQFLLVRKEVNTSTVMHWGDLKLGSQKVSRFLGPKKPHSKPAPLKSVASSRNDPCLTTSVPNPDVPITILQAKKRKAETPEEQQHWQEQIDILHNNRLTLKMAMWNLVRAVTGQEEKASYMLSSHHQHDIVRWSCYLDSVRIVHTRCFNLAQNVYGLRLLHALVNLCEHGYTADQVLQATASVCPIAVSGVM from the exons ATGAAGTGGGTGGCGGTGGCTGTGATGCTGACGGCGGCGCTAACGGTGCAAGCATCCAATGAGGAGAACTCTGTACAGGCTCATCACGGACACCTGTGGGCGGTGCTGCTCGCTGGCTCTACCAGCTGGATGAATTACCGCCATCAG gcAGACGTGTGTCACGCCTACCAGATCCTGCACCAGCATGGCGTGCCAGACCATCGCATTATCGTCATGATGTATGATGACCTCGCCCACAACGAAGA AAATCCAACTCCCGGTGTGGTGATCAACCGACCTGATGGCCCTAATGTGTACCCAGGTGTGCTTAAAGACTACACAGGCAAGGATGTCACCCCTgagaacttcctgaaggtgttGCGTGGAGATGCTGAGGGCATGAAGGGTATTGGATCTGGCAGAGTTCTTAAAACTGGTCCCAATGATAGGGTCTTTATCAACATGGTGGATCATGGTGCTCCTGGTCTCTTTGCCTTCCCAGATGAGATTCTGAATGCCACCGACCTAGCTGACACATTGCTTGACATGCATACGAACCAGAAGTACTTTGAG ATGGTGTTGTATGTGGAATCATGCGAGTCTGGTTCACTATTCAAGAACCTCCTGCCACATGACATTAATG TGTATGCTCTGAGTGCATCCAGCCCTCATCAGCACTCATATGCATGTTACTTTGACAACCACCTGGGCACCTTCCTCGGCGACGTGTTCAGTGTCAAGTGGATGGAGGATTCAGACATT GAAAATCTTCATTATGAGAGTTTGAAGGCACAGTTCCTGCTGGTACGGAAGGAAGTGAACACCTCGACTGTCATGCACTGGGGTGACCTCAAGCTGGGCAGCCAAAAAGTGTCCAGATTTCTTGGTCCTAAGAAGCCTCACAGCAAGCCAGCTCCTCTAAAGTCTGTGGCTTCCAGTAGGAATGATCCATGTTTG ACGACCTCGGTGCCCAACCCCGACGTGCCCATCACCATCTTGCAGGCCAAGAAACGCAAGGCTGAGACTCCTGAGGAACAACAACACTGGCAGGAGCAGATTGATATCCTACATAAC AACCGACTGACCTTGAAGATGGCGATGTGGAACCTGGTAAGGGCAGTGAcaggacaggaggagaaggcatcATACATGTTGAGCAGCCACCACCAGCATGACATTGTGCGCTGGTCCTGTTACCTGGATTCTGTGAGGATTGTGCACACCCGCTGCTTTAATCTGGCACAG AATGTGTATGGCCTGCGACTGCTACATGCTCTGGTCAACCTCTGTGAGCATGGCTACACTGCTGATCAGGTCCTGCAAGCCACTGCCTCTGTGTGTCCCATCGCTGTCAGTGGGGTGATGTAA
- the LOC123520048 gene encoding exonuclease mut-7 homolog isoform X3 has product MSNCQVGGNMEPCTLTSDEEYSSFSTTILNLFKENKKDEFKKYLREYFARSSDPYRAAVVCIKLCPGLFNSKSNTCPANILVELERYIGESTNKEKFSHCLTEDLQVEAYEIAIHQKNTGVIRLFVRCFQLVKIKDILISLLKTELNADLKRVCLMATLLGVQNHFSTSELILPLFMTNHLSDADEFLESSPFHQKELVLLLDGLLGEEGCSSDPPKSQAKNLKNMRDPKVICDTIGKLLKKFDFNSSMCPHFMRYRALGGLRFMFYKYYIAKDMPKSAFYSLINDTVKEHPDISSDLLKLFIRYIDFEGAIYYVAKLNLSEEDTPDEVMEHMKMYPDLLEASKHYVVEGQLPYDADEEETSGCYSLTVSEEDIILVDTIEEFEKCTGHLKASPLLSVDAEWKPTFGTGPVEHAALLQFATATKVFLLDLIVLQPLLKDCHWQSIGQLFANPEILKLGYGIRSDFKVLSNLHEEMKKGISCAKKITDLNITKGILLERCPNIFFYSEEKHKGLSDLVYRCFGKPLDKREGFSNWAARPLNKSQVIYAAGDVRSLIDIYNYLNERAKELGIGDWINLEHKGSSGEKKKTVPLKKEEPKNDVLEKQRKSQQPINASDFVVVCDNMLQGLAKKLRSCGVDAEALENEESWDRCYRYYERERRTVLTRGNNYHKLTNQFKNS; this is encoded by the exons ATGTCAAATTGTCAAGTGGGCGG AAACATGGAGCCTTGCACACTGACTTCAGATGAAGAATATTCATCTTTCTCCACAACGATCCTCAATCTtttcaaggaaaacaagaaagatgagTTCAAGAAATATCTTCGGGAATACTTTGCCCGGTCCTCTGACCCATATAGGGCTGCTGTGGTGTGCATCAAGCTGTGTCCAGGTCTGTTCAACTCCAAGAGCAATACTTGTCCTGCAAATATACTTGTGGAACTGGAAAGGTACATAGGAGAAAGTACTAACAAGGAGAAGTTCAGTCACTGCCTTACAGAAGACCTACAGGTCGAGGCCTATGAGATTGCTATACACCAGAAAAATACTGGTGTGATAAGACTTTTTGTTAGATGCTTCCAGCTTGTAAAGATAAAGGATATTCTCATATCTCTCTTGAAAACAGAGTTAAATGCTGACTTGAAAAGAGTGTGTCTCATGGCAACTCTCCTTGGTGTACAGAACCACTTCTCAACCTCTGAATTGATATTGCCCCTGTTTATGACTAACCACCTCTCAGATGCAGATGAATTTTTGGAATCAAGTCCCTTCCATCAGAAAGAACTGGTGCTGCTCCTGGATGGTCTGTTGGGTGAAGAAGGGTGTTCCTCAGACCCTCCAAAATCTCAAGCAAAAAATCTAAAGAACATGAGGGACCCAAAAGTCATTTGTGATACTATAGGAAAACTTTTAAAAAAGTTTGACTTCAATTCCTCCATGTGTCCTCATTTTATGAGGTACAGGGCTTTGGGTGGGTTACGTTTTATGTTTTATAAGTATTACATTGCCAAGGACATGCCAAAGTCTGCATTCTATAGTTTGATTAATGATACAGTCAAGGAACATCCAGATATTTCTTCAGATTTACTAAAACTTTTCATTAGATATATTGATTTTGAAGGAGCCATTTATTATGTTGCAAAACTAAACCTCTCAGAAGAGGATACTCCTGATGAGGTGATGGAACACATGAAAATGTATCCTGATCTGCTGGAGGCTAGCAAACACTATGTAGTTGAAGGTCAGCTTCCATATGATGCAGATGAAGAAGAAACCAGTGGATGCTACTCCCTCACTGTGTCAGAAGAAGACATCATCCTTGTTGACACCATTGAAGAGTTTGAGAAGTGTACTGGTCACCTCAAGGCCAGTCCACTGCTGAGTGTGGATGCAGAGTGGAAACCTACCTTTGGCACAGGCCCAGTGGAGCATGCAGCTCTGCTTCAGTTTGCTACAGCCACAAAGGTGTTTCTCCTTGATCTCATTGTGCTCCAACCATTACTGAAGGATTGTCACTGGCAAAGTATTGGGCAGTTGTTTGCTAATCCAGAGATCCTGAAGTTGGGCTATGGGATCAGGAGTGACTTCAAGGTTCTGAGTAACTTGCatgaggagatgaaaaaggGCATCAGTTGTGCTAAGAAAATCACAGATCTTAATATAACAAAAGGCATTCTATTGGAGAGATGTCccaacattttcttttactcagaGGAAAAGCACAAAGGCTTGAGTGACTTGGTCTACCGCTGCTTTGGAAAACCACTTGACAAGAGAGAAGGATTTTCTAATTGGGCTGCTAGACCTCTCAATAAATCCCAAGTCATATATGCTGCAGGAGATGTCAGGAGTCTTATTGACATTTACAATTATTTGAATGAGAGAGCCAAGGAACTAGGTATTGGTGACTGGATTAATTTGGAACATAAAGGATCCtctggggaaaagaaaaagacagtgcctcttaaaaaagaagaaccaaAGAATGATGTTCtggagaaacagaggaagagtcAGCAACCAATCAATGCATCAGATTTTGTTGTCGTTTGTGACAATATGCTGCAG